In the genome of Cupriavidus taiwanensis, one region contains:
- a CDS encoding response regulator, whose product MRVLLVEDDAMIGESVKLALRQEGFAVDWVRDGDAGLAAASTAADGQACYDLILLDLGLPRRPGLEVLRALRARGVPTPVLILTARDAVADRVAGLNAGADDYLVKPFDLQELAARMHALARRAAGRAEPLVTYGDIVLNPGTREATCRGEPVRLSAREFALLSALMARPGKVWSVPQLQERLYGWDDEVGSNTVEVYIHALRKKFGAALIRNIRGVGYVVPRLDGEAAADGEEEGS is encoded by the coding sequence ATGCGCGTGCTGCTGGTCGAAGACGACGCCATGATCGGCGAGAGCGTCAAGCTGGCGCTGCGCCAGGAAGGCTTTGCCGTCGATTGGGTGCGCGACGGCGATGCGGGCCTGGCCGCGGCCAGCACCGCCGCGGACGGCCAGGCGTGCTACGACCTGATCCTGCTCGACCTGGGGCTGCCGCGCCGCCCCGGCCTGGAGGTGCTGCGCGCGCTGCGGGCGCGCGGCGTGCCCACGCCGGTGCTGATCCTGACCGCGCGCGACGCCGTCGCCGACCGTGTCGCGGGGCTCAATGCCGGCGCCGATGATTACCTGGTCAAGCCCTTCGACCTGCAGGAACTCGCCGCGCGCATGCACGCGCTGGCACGCCGCGCCGCCGGGCGTGCTGAACCGCTGGTCACCTACGGCGACATCGTGCTCAACCCCGGCACGCGCGAAGCCACCTGCCGCGGCGAACCGGTGCGGCTGTCGGCGCGCGAATTCGCGCTGCTGTCGGCGCTGATGGCGCGCCCGGGCAAAGTGTGGTCAGTGCCGCAGCTGCAGGAGCGGCTCTATGGCTGGGACGACGAGGTCGGCAGCAATACCGTCGAGGTCTACATCCACGCGCTGCGCAAGAAGTTCGGCGCGGCGCTGATCCGCAATATCCGCGGCGTGGGCTATGTGGTGCCGCGCCTCGACGGCGAAGCGGCGGCCGATGGCGAGGAGGAGGGCAGCTGA
- the glk gene encoding glucokinase — MATTASFSADFPRLLGDVGGTNVRFALETAPMRIGPVTALKVADFPSLEAALRQYLYGLAGSGQPTPRHAAIGLANPVTGDQVRLTNHNWTFSIDGMRRALGLQTLVAINDFTALALALPHLPADGLAQVRAGTAVRTAPLALVGPGTGLGVSGLVPAPGGQAVALAGEGGHIELMPDTDDEWIAWRAAHRNVGRVSAERLLSGSGLSHIHAALAAETGTLLLAPLQPAQVTAGAFERNDPLCQRAMAVFFGLLGSVAADIALVIGARGGVYLGGGILPRFVPALRDSVFAERFVAKGRMRGWLEAVPVHVITASHPALAGLAQALAERLGGAGGNG, encoded by the coding sequence ATGGCCACTACCGCATCCTTCTCCGCTGACTTCCCGCGCCTGCTCGGCGATGTAGGCGGCACCAACGTGCGCTTTGCGCTGGAGACCGCGCCCATGCGGATCGGGCCGGTGACGGCGCTGAAGGTGGCGGATTTTCCGTCGCTGGAGGCGGCGCTGCGCCAGTACCTCTACGGCCTCGCCGGCTCCGGCCAGCCCACGCCGCGTCACGCCGCGATCGGCCTGGCCAATCCGGTGACCGGCGACCAGGTCCGGCTGACCAACCACAACTGGACCTTCTCGATCGACGGCATGCGGCGCGCGCTCGGGCTGCAGACGCTGGTGGCCATCAACGACTTCACCGCGCTGGCGCTGGCGCTGCCGCATCTGCCCGCCGACGGGCTGGCGCAGGTGCGCGCCGGCACCGCGGTGCGCACCGCGCCGCTGGCGCTGGTCGGGCCCGGCACCGGCCTGGGCGTTTCCGGACTGGTGCCGGCGCCGGGCGGGCAGGCCGTGGCGCTGGCCGGCGAAGGCGGCCATATCGAGCTGATGCCGGACACCGACGACGAATGGATCGCGTGGCGCGCGGCCCATCGCAACGTCGGCCGGGTCTCGGCCGAGCGGCTGCTGAGCGGCAGCGGCCTGTCGCATATCCATGCCGCGCTGGCCGCAGAAACGGGTACGCTTTTGCTGGCGCCGCTGCAGCCGGCGCAGGTCACCGCGGGCGCCTTCGAGCGCAACGACCCGCTGTGCCAGCGCGCCATGGCGGTGTTCTTCGGACTGCTTGGCTCGGTCGCGGCCGATATCGCGCTGGTGATCGGTGCGCGCGGCGGCGTTTATCTGGGCGGCGGCATCCTGCCGCGCTTCGTGCCGGCGCTGCGGGACTCGGTATTCGCCGAGCGCTTTGTCGCCAAGGGTCGCATGCGCGGCTGGCTCGAGGCGGTGCCGGTCCATGTCATCACCGCCAGCCATCCGGCGTTGGCGGGGCTGGCGCAGGCGCTGGCCGAACGCCTCGGCGGCGCGGGCGGGAACGGTTAG
- the pgl gene encoding 6-phosphogluconolactonase: MRLFEHPTPMDQAEALAISIGNALELAVRVKGWAVLAVSGGRSPVAMFERLRHRHVRWDAVTITLVDERVVPPDHADSNAALVRAHLLREAAASAAFVPLIADAQDAAAPAQAVARANAAFRQPDVVVLGMGEDGHTASLFPDAPELQSALSEPQPGYAITHPSVAPHARITLNLAALLAAERVFLSVSGAAKAAVLERALQGPTPSLPVSLVLSRHRHGFDVFKT, translated from the coding sequence ATGCGCCTGTTTGAACATCCCACGCCGATGGACCAGGCCGAGGCCCTGGCGATCTCGATCGGCAATGCGCTGGAGCTCGCCGTGCGCGTCAAGGGCTGGGCGGTGCTGGCGGTCTCGGGCGGGCGCTCGCCGGTGGCGATGTTCGAGCGGCTGCGCCACCGGCACGTGCGCTGGGATGCGGTGACGATCACGCTGGTCGACGAACGCGTGGTGCCGCCCGACCACGCCGACAGCAACGCCGCACTGGTGCGCGCCCACCTGCTGCGCGAGGCCGCGGCCAGCGCCGCCTTCGTGCCGCTGATTGCCGACGCGCAGGACGCCGCCGCGCCCGCACAGGCGGTGGCGCGCGCCAACGCCGCGTTCCGCCAGCCCGACGTGGTGGTGCTCGGCATGGGCGAGGACGGCCATACCGCCTCGCTGTTCCCGGATGCGCCCGAACTGCAGAGCGCGCTGAGCGAGCCGCAGCCGGGCTACGCCATCACCCATCCGTCGGTGGCGCCGCATGCGCGCATCACGCTGAACCTGGCCGCGCTGCTGGCCGCCGAGCGCGTTTTCCTGTCCGTCTCCGGCGCGGCCAAGGCCGCGGTGCTGGAGCGCGCGCTGCAGGGCCCCACGCCGTCGTTGCCGGTGAGCCTGGTGCTGTCGCGGCACCGGCACGGCTTTGACGTGTTCAAGACCTGA
- the zwf gene encoding glucose-6-phosphate dehydrogenase — MPDFDMVLFGGTGDLARRKLLPSLFDAHHAGLLHPAARILATGSQPMSSADYIASLEQSVRPALAHAPPESWDRFCARIVYVQADARVPAHFDALAEQLLSRKPEVVVCYLATAPHLFVSICEQLARTGLNTRHAPNVRIVLEKPLGHDLESNEAINSAVAKFFAEEQIYRIDHYLGKESVQNLMAIRFGNALFEPLWRREWVQDVQITIAEELGVETRGDFYDRTGALRDMVQNHLLQLLCMVAMEPPASLSEDAIRDEKIKILKALRPITPQDVAEKTVRGQYRAGAIGGKPVPGYLEEEGIAPDSRTETFVAIKAEIANWRWEGVPFYLRTGKRMQSRVAEIVIHFRDVPHAIFPRPLTQSPQNRLVIQLQPEESIRLYCLVKQPGDTLELTPTSLDLDFANSFKVRRAGAYERLLLDVIRGRLGLFVRRDEQVQAWRWVEPIIDTWEASTVPPKPYTAGTWGPAASSALMSRDGGLWHEEA; from the coding sequence ATGCCTGATTTCGACATGGTGCTGTTTGGCGGCACCGGCGACCTGGCGCGGCGCAAGCTGCTGCCGTCCCTGTTCGATGCGCACCACGCGGGGCTGCTGCATCCGGCCGCACGCATCCTCGCCACCGGCAGCCAGCCGATGTCGAGCGCGGACTACATCGCCTCGCTGGAACAGAGCGTGCGGCCCGCGCTGGCCCATGCGCCGCCCGAGTCATGGGACAGGTTCTGCGCACGTATCGTCTACGTGCAGGCCGATGCACGCGTGCCGGCGCATTTCGATGCGCTGGCCGAGCAGCTGCTGTCGCGCAAGCCCGAGGTGGTGGTGTGCTATCTGGCCACCGCGCCGCACCTGTTCGTGTCGATCTGCGAGCAGCTGGCGCGCACCGGCCTGAACACGCGCCACGCGCCCAACGTGCGCATCGTGCTGGAAAAGCCGCTGGGCCATGACCTGGAATCGAACGAGGCCATCAACTCCGCGGTGGCGAAATTCTTTGCCGAAGAGCAGATCTACCGCATCGACCATTACCTCGGCAAGGAGTCGGTGCAGAACCTGATGGCGATCCGCTTCGGCAACGCGCTGTTCGAGCCGCTGTGGCGCCGCGAGTGGGTGCAAGACGTGCAGATCACCATTGCCGAAGAACTCGGCGTGGAAACCCGCGGCGACTTCTACGACCGCACCGGCGCGCTGCGCGACATGGTGCAGAACCACCTGCTGCAGCTGCTGTGCATGGTGGCGATGGAGCCCCCGGCCAGCTTGAGCGAAGACGCCATCCGCGACGAGAAGATCAAGATCCTGAAGGCGCTCAGGCCGATCACGCCGCAGGACGTGGCCGAGAAGACCGTGCGCGGCCAGTACCGCGCCGGCGCGATCGGCGGCAAGCCGGTGCCCGGCTACCTGGAGGAAGAAGGCATCGCGCCGGACAGCCGTACCGAGACCTTTGTCGCGATCAAGGCCGAGATCGCCAACTGGCGCTGGGAAGGCGTGCCGTTCTACCTGCGCACCGGCAAGCGCATGCAGTCGCGCGTGGCCGAGATCGTGATCCACTTCCGCGACGTGCCGCACGCGATCTTCCCGCGGCCGCTGACGCAGTCGCCGCAGAACCGGCTGGTGATCCAGCTGCAGCCCGAGGAAAGCATCCGCCTGTACTGCCTGGTCAAGCAGCCCGGCGATACGCTGGAACTGACGCCCACCTCGCTCGACCTGGACTTCGCCAACTCGTTCAAGGTGCGCCGCGCCGGCGCCTATGAACGGCTGCTGCTGGACGTGATCCGCGGCCGGCTGGGCCTGTTCGTGCGCCGCGACGAGCAGGTGCAGGCGTGGCGCTGGGTCGAGCCGATCATCGATACCTGGGAAGCCAGCACGGTCCCGCCCAAGCCCTATACCGCCGGCACGTGGGGGCCGGCGGCGTCGTCGGCGCTGATGTCGCGCGACGGCGGCCTGTGGCACGAGGAAGCCTGA
- the edd gene encoding phosphogluconate dehydratase has product MPRHPVLERVTARIVSRSTASRQAYLDRTRAMAGQKVERAQLSCTNLAHAVAAMPDAAKIRLKADERPNLAIVSAYNDMLSAHQPLAAFPQWLKEAALDAGGTAQFAGGTPAMCDGVTQGQDGMDLSLFSRDVIALATAVALSHQMFDGALYLGVCDKIVPGLVMGALSFGHLPAVFVPGGPMTTGISNDEKAHTRQLYAEGKIGRKELLEAETRSYHGPGTCTFYGTANSNQMLMEMMGLHLPGTAFVNPNTPLREALTREAARQALKLVHGGERYTPVAEVLDERAFVNGIVGLLATGGSTNHTLHLIAMARVAGIVLSWDDFDELSAVVPLLARVYPNGKADVNQFQAAGGLPVVIRGLLALGLLHDDVTTIVGQGLQDYTREPVLRDGQLTWIDGPAAPLDDSIVRAADVPFAPDGGIKLLDGKLGRAVIKTSAVKPEHQVVQAPAIVFEHQDDVLHAFKRGELERDFIAVLPWQGPASCGMPELHKLTPTLTVLQDRGFHVALVTDGRMSGASGKVPAAIHVCPEALRGGAIARVRSGDMMRVDATTGTLDVLVPDDEWQARTPARPDLSANRHGVGRDLFATFRRQVSTAESGACTLFSDEGEAQDARG; this is encoded by the coding sequence ATGCCACGTCATCCAGTGCTCGAGCGGGTCACCGCCCGCATCGTCTCCCGCAGCACCGCCTCGCGCCAGGCGTATCTTGACCGCACCCGCGCCATGGCCGGGCAGAAGGTCGAACGCGCGCAGCTTTCCTGTACCAACCTCGCCCACGCGGTGGCCGCCATGCCGGACGCCGCCAAGATCCGGCTGAAGGCCGACGAGCGGCCCAACCTGGCCATCGTCTCGGCCTACAACGACATGCTGTCCGCGCACCAGCCGCTGGCGGCGTTCCCGCAATGGCTCAAGGAAGCCGCGCTCGACGCCGGCGGCACCGCGCAGTTTGCCGGCGGCACGCCGGCGATGTGCGACGGCGTCACGCAGGGCCAGGACGGCATGGACCTGTCGCTGTTCTCGCGCGACGTGATCGCGCTGGCCACGGCGGTGGCGCTGTCGCACCAGATGTTCGATGGCGCGCTGTACCTGGGCGTGTGCGACAAGATCGTGCCCGGGCTGGTGATGGGCGCGCTGTCCTTCGGCCATCTGCCCGCGGTGTTCGTGCCCGGCGGGCCGATGACCACCGGCATCAGCAACGACGAGAAGGCGCATACCCGGCAGCTCTACGCCGAAGGCAAGATCGGCCGCAAGGAGCTGCTCGAGGCCGAGACCCGCTCCTACCACGGACCGGGCACCTGCACCTTCTACGGCACCGCCAACTCCAACCAGATGCTGATGGAAATGATGGGCCTGCATCTTCCTGGCACGGCCTTCGTCAATCCCAACACGCCGCTGCGCGAAGCGCTGACGCGCGAGGCCGCGCGCCAGGCGCTGAAGCTGGTGCACGGCGGCGAGCGCTATACGCCGGTGGCCGAGGTGCTGGACGAGCGCGCCTTCGTCAACGGCATCGTCGGGCTGCTGGCCACCGGCGGCTCGACCAACCACACACTGCACCTGATCGCGATGGCGCGGGTGGCCGGCATCGTGCTGAGCTGGGACGATTTCGACGAACTGTCGGCAGTGGTGCCGCTGCTGGCGCGCGTGTACCCGAACGGCAAGGCCGACGTGAACCAGTTCCAGGCCGCCGGCGGGCTGCCGGTGGTGATCCGCGGCCTGCTCGCACTCGGTCTGCTGCACGACGACGTCACCACCATCGTCGGCCAGGGCCTGCAAGACTACACGCGCGAGCCGGTGCTGCGCGACGGCCAGCTGACGTGGATCGATGGCCCGGCCGCGCCGCTCGATGACAGCATCGTGCGCGCCGCCGACGTGCCCTTTGCGCCGGACGGCGGCATCAAGCTGCTCGACGGCAAGCTGGGCCGCGCGGTGATCAAGACCTCGGCGGTCAAGCCCGAGCACCAGGTGGTGCAGGCGCCGGCGATCGTGTTCGAGCATCAGGACGATGTGCTGCACGCTTTCAAGCGCGGCGAGCTGGAACGCGACTTCATCGCGGTGCTGCCGTGGCAGGGCCCGGCGTCGTGCGGCATGCCGGAGCTGCACAAGCTCACGCCCACGTTGACGGTGCTGCAGGACCGAGGTTTCCATGTGGCGCTGGTGACGGACGGACGCATGTCGGGCGCATCGGGCAAGGTCCCGGCCGCCATCCACGTCTGCCCGGAAGCGCTGCGCGGCGGCGCGATCGCGCGCGTGCGCAGCGGCGACATGATGCGCGTCGACGCGACCACGGGCACGCTCGACGTGCTGGTGCCCGACGACGAATGGCAGGCACGCACGCCGGCGCGCCCGGACCTGAGCGCCAATCGCCATGGCGTCGGCCGCGACCTGTTCGCGACCTTCCGCCGCCAGGTCAGCACGGCCGAAAGCGGGGCCTGCACGCTGTTTTCGGACGAGGGCGAGGCGCAGGACGCGCGCGGCTAG
- a CDS encoding mechanosensitive ion channel family protein — MNLDFIDANQLEAGWSYLVRFGINQGMNCLAAILILMIGWWLSGRVGTAARAALARTHVDATMRPLLANALQWMVRVLTIVLVLSQFGVQTASIIAMLGAAGLAIGLALQGTLQNIAAGIMLVLLRPFRVGQYIDAQGVAGTVRETGLFMTELTTFDGVCLRVPNGKLWGSAITNYSENATRRADIEATVTFDSDVQRSLEALRAMLAREPRLLAEPAPETMVVNYTQQGITLNVRYWTSNDDYWNVRFAFYERIKQVLEQAGSKLAVPIQELHVPGASSVPGVVKVADSAPSAASRPAAPQSHQPSLQPTRQPARQPG, encoded by the coding sequence ATGAATCTCGACTTCATCGATGCCAACCAGCTTGAGGCGGGCTGGTCCTACCTGGTCCGCTTCGGCATCAACCAGGGCATGAACTGCCTGGCGGCCATCCTGATCCTGATGATCGGCTGGTGGCTGTCGGGCCGGGTCGGCACTGCGGCGCGGGCTGCGCTGGCCCGCACCCATGTCGACGCCACCATGCGCCCGCTGCTGGCCAATGCGCTGCAGTGGATGGTGCGCGTGCTGACCATCGTGCTGGTGCTGTCGCAGTTCGGCGTGCAGACCGCCAGCATCATCGCCATGCTCGGTGCCGCCGGCCTGGCGATCGGGCTGGCGCTGCAGGGCACGTTGCAGAACATTGCCGCCGGCATCATGCTGGTGCTGCTGCGCCCGTTTCGCGTGGGCCAGTACATCGACGCGCAGGGCGTGGCCGGCACCGTGCGCGAGACCGGGCTCTTCATGACCGAGCTGACCACCTTCGATGGCGTCTGCCTGCGCGTGCCCAACGGCAAGCTGTGGGGCAGCGCCATCACCAATTACAGCGAGAACGCAACGCGGCGCGCCGACATCGAGGCCACGGTGACCTTCGACAGCGACGTGCAGCGCAGCCTGGAAGCGCTGCGCGCGATGCTGGCGCGCGAGCCGCGGCTGCTGGCCGAGCCCGCCCCCGAAACCATGGTGGTCAACTACACCCAGCAGGGCATCACGCTGAACGTGCGCTACTGGACCTCGAACGACGATTACTGGAACGTGCGCTTCGCCTTCTACGAGCGCATCAAGCAGGTGCTGGAGCAGGCCGGCAGCAAGCTGGCGGTGCCGATCCAGGAGCTGCACGTGCCGGGCGCATCGTCGGTGCCGGGCGTGGTGAAGGTGGCCGACAGCGCCCCGTCGGCAGCCTCGCGACCGGCCGCGCCGCAGTCGCACCAGCCGTCGCTCCAGCCGACGCGCCAGCCCGCGCGCCAACCGGGCTAG
- a CDS encoding helix-turn-helix domain-containing protein — protein sequence MTLPTDPLQRHAVFAALSGSRASLERAAPLGDGLGVALWRNRNDSTGYARPGHHTMSVYLQGGHATYRRDQPGNKGAPGRLCLLPADHESRWHVGGPQRFLHLYFRPETLAWHCVRLLDREPRSVALRDLTFADDPRLHALSQRLATLDWHLPEARMAGNALAHEALSHLVLNHAGRAAPTDWRGGLSAQARRIVRDWIESHPDSNPTLGDLAALAGLSEFHFARMFRVSFGMPPHAWVLQTRLERAQRLLADPRRPLHEVAARAGFASASHLSRRFQAAFGMTPGAWRAGA from the coding sequence ATGACCTTGCCGACCGATCCGCTCCAGCGCCACGCGGTGTTCGCCGCGCTCAGCGGCTCGCGCGCTTCGCTGGAGCGCGCCGCCCCGTTGGGCGATGGCCTGGGCGTGGCGCTGTGGCGCAACCGGAACGACAGCACCGGCTATGCGCGGCCCGGCCACCACACCATGTCGGTCTACCTGCAGGGCGGCCACGCCACCTACCGGCGCGACCAGCCCGGCAACAAAGGCGCCCCGGGCAGGCTGTGCCTGTTGCCGGCCGACCATGAGTCGCGCTGGCATGTCGGCGGCCCGCAGCGCTTCCTGCATCTGTATTTCCGCCCCGAAACCCTGGCCTGGCACTGCGTGCGCCTGCTCGACCGCGAACCGCGCTCGGTGGCCTTGCGCGACCTGACCTTTGCCGACGATCCGCGCCTGCATGCCCTGAGCCAGCGGCTTGCCACGCTCGACTGGCACTTGCCGGAGGCCCGCATGGCCGGCAACGCGCTGGCGCACGAGGCGCTCAGCCACCTGGTGCTGAACCACGCCGGCCGCGCCGCCCCGACCGACTGGCGCGGCGGCTTGTCCGCGCAGGCGCGGCGGATCGTGCGCGACTGGATCGAAAGCCATCCCGACAGCAACCCGACGCTGGGCGATCTGGCGGCGCTGGCGGGCCTGTCGGAATTCCACTTCGCGCGCATGTTCCGGGTGTCGTTCGGCATGCCGCCGCATGCGTGGGTGCTGCAGACCCGCCTGGAGCGGGCACAACGGCTGCTGGCCGATCCGCGCCGCCCGCTGCATGAAGTCGCCGCCCGCGCCGGCTTTGCCTCGGCCAGCCATCTCAGCCGCCGTTTCCAGGCCGCGTTCGGCATGACACCCGGCGCCTGGCGCGCGGGCGCGTAG
- a CDS encoding MFS transporter: MSSPATVPAAEPDSVFRDSVFRRYWFARLCTTIGYQIFTVAVGWQMYDLTRDPLMLGMVGLVQFLPSVALILMSGHVADRFDRRRIVRTCQSLEALLAAGMAAASLGGWIDSHHIFVFVALIGATRAFENPTLQALLPSVVTPRQLPRAVALASSAGQAAIIIGPAIGGFAYVAGPGVVYTLSATLFAIAALLVGGITLRQAAQRLTAPVSVRTVFAGFAYIRSRPVLLGAISLDMVAVLLGGAAALLPIYARDILHTGPWGLGLLRSSPAIGALAMALWLARHPLNRRAGRVMFAAVAVFGVATVVFGVSTWLPLSMAALVVLGASDMISVVVRSTLVQLDTPDDMRGRVGAVNSVFIGASNQLGEFESGVTAALFGPVGAVVLGGVGTLLVVAVWMRLFPALAARDKLHEHPA, encoded by the coding sequence ATGTCTTCCCCTGCCACCGTTCCGGCCGCCGAGCCGGACAGCGTCTTCCGTGATTCCGTCTTTCGCCGCTACTGGTTCGCGCGGCTGTGCACCACCATCGGCTACCAGATCTTTACCGTGGCGGTGGGCTGGCAGATGTACGACCTGACGCGCGACCCGCTGATGCTGGGCATGGTCGGGCTGGTGCAGTTCCTGCCGTCGGTGGCGCTGATCCTGATGTCCGGCCACGTGGCCGACCGCTTCGACCGGCGCCGCATCGTGCGCACCTGCCAGTCGCTCGAGGCGCTGCTGGCCGCCGGCATGGCCGCCGCCAGCCTGGGCGGCTGGATCGACAGCCACCACATCTTTGTCTTCGTCGCGCTGATCGGCGCCACGCGCGCGTTCGAGAACCCCACGCTGCAGGCCTTGCTGCCCAGCGTGGTCACGCCGCGCCAGCTGCCGCGCGCGGTGGCGCTGGCCAGCTCGGCGGGGCAGGCCGCCATCATCATCGGCCCGGCCATCGGCGGCTTCGCCTATGTGGCCGGCCCGGGGGTGGTGTACACGCTGAGCGCGACGCTGTTTGCGATCGCCGCGCTGCTGGTGGGCGGCATCACGCTGCGCCAGGCGGCGCAGCGGCTGACCGCGCCGGTCAGCGTGCGCACCGTCTTTGCCGGTTTCGCCTATATCCGCAGCCGCCCGGTGCTGCTAGGCGCGATTTCGCTGGACATGGTGGCGGTGCTGCTGGGCGGCGCCGCGGCGCTGTTGCCGATCTACGCGCGCGACATCCTGCATACCGGACCGTGGGGGCTGGGGCTGCTGCGCTCGTCGCCGGCCATCGGCGCGCTGGCGATGGCGCTGTGGCTGGCGCGCCATCCGCTGAACCGGCGCGCCGGACGCGTGATGTTCGCCGCGGTGGCGGTGTTCGGCGTCGCCACGGTGGTGTTCGGGGTCTCGACCTGGCTGCCGCTGTCGATGGCGGCACTGGTGGTGCTGGGCGCTTCCGACATGATCAGCGTGGTGGTGAGATCCACGCTGGTCCAGCTCGATACGCCCGACGACATGCGCGGGCGCGTAGGCGCCGTCAATTCGGTGTTCATCGGCGCTTCCAACCAGCTGGGCGAGTTCGAGTCAGGCGTCACCGCCGCGCTGTTCGGCCCGGTGGGCGCGGTGGTCCTGGGCGGGGTCGGCACGCTGCTGGTGGTGGCGGTGTGGATGCGTTTGTTCCCGGCGCTGGCGGCGCGCGACAAGCTGCACGAACATCCCGCCTGA